One stretch of Columba livia isolate bColLiv1 breed racing homer chromosome 29, bColLiv1.pat.W.v2, whole genome shotgun sequence DNA includes these proteins:
- the POU6F1 gene encoding POU domain, class 6, transcription factor 1 isoform X1, protein MDAEAAQPQEPSLTVNEQVIVMSGHETIRVLEVGVDAPLPPDDEDARAAPAAPGERAGGSPRDSGPPGTEDVPPSTPSTPSPGSGEAAGKSKAAATSPGAVPSAGPSGPPPAQQPLAPLAVQAAPQVLTQENLATVVTGVMVPAGTVTQPLLIPISIAGQAAGQQGLAVWTIPAATVAALPGLTAASPSGAIFKPPIATLPAAAVLNATIAAPVQPAQPRPPLQPPGVFPAPAGQPPILPQPPAAPPAAKPLETQITVQPAGFAFNPGIISAASLGGQPQLLGSLAAAPVIANAISSVQGIAGQILTNAQGQVIGTLPWVVNPPGVTASAVPTTLPAPSLQVQTVTPQLLLNAQGQVIATLAPGASPAPAGKKTGTPEPPAKNEVQPIQPAPALAPPAVVVTNPAPATKAPTAPVPITCSETPTVSQLVSKPPAAPGAEEDGINLEEIREFAKNFKIRRLSLGLTQTQVGQALTATAGPAYSQSAICRFEKLDITPKSAQKLKPVLEKWLSEAELRNREGQQNLLEFVGGEPSKKRKRRTSFTPQAIEALNAHFEKNALPTGPEITDIARQLNYDREVVRVWFCNRRQTLKNTSKLNVFQLP, encoded by the exons ATGGACGCCGAGGCCGCGCAGCCCCAGGAGCCTTCGCTCACGGTCAACGAGCAG GTTATCGTCATGTCCGGCCACGAAACCATCCGCGTGCTGGAGGTCGGCGTGGACGCCCCGCTGCCGCCCGACGACGAGGACGCCAGAGCCGCCCCCGCGGCGCCGGGGGAGCGAGCGGGGGGGTCCCCGCGGGACAGCGGCCCCCCCGGCACTGAGgatgtgccccccagcacccccagcacccccagccccggcagCGGGGAGGCAGCTG GCAAATCCAAAGCGGCCGCCACGTCCCCCGGCGCCGTCCCGTCCGCCGGCCCCTCGGgaccccccccagcccagcagccgcTGGCCCCGCTGGCCGTGCAGGCCGCCCCGCAG GTCTTGACTCAGGAAAACTTAGCAACAGTTGTGACGGGAGTAATGGTTCCCGCAGGGACAGTTACTCAACCTCTTCTTATCCCCATCAGTATTGCAGGTCAAGCGGCAGGTCAGCAGGGGCTGGCCGTGTGGACAATCCCTGCAGCGACGGTCGCTGCGCTGCCCGGACTGACGGCCGCTTCTCCTTCGGGGGCAATTTTCAAACCGCCCATAGCCACTTTGCCAG CCGCCGCCGTGCTGAACGCGACCATCGCGGCGCCGGTGCAGCccgcgcagccccggccccccctgcagccccccggcGTGTTCCCCGCGCCCGCCGGGCAGCCCCCCATCCTGCCGcagccccccgccgccccccccgccgccaaGCCCTTGGAGACGCAGATCACCGTCCAGCCGGCCGGATTCGCCTTTAACCCTGGCATA ATCAGCGCGGCCTCGCTGGGGGGGCAACCGCAGCTCCTGGGCTCCTTGGCGGCCGCCCCCGTCATCGCCAACGCCATTTCCAGCGTGCAGGGCATCGCGGGCCAGATCCTCACCAACGCGCAGGGCCAG GTGATCGGGACGCTGCCGTGGGTGGTGAACCCCCCCGGGGTGACGGCCAGCGCTGTCCCCACCACGCTGCCGGCCCCCAGCCTGCAGGTCCAGACGGTGACACCGCAGCTGCTGCTCAACGCCCAGGGCCAGGTCATCGCCACGCTGGCCCCCGGCGccagccccgcgcccgccggcAAGAAAACCGGCACCCCCGAGCCCCCCGCCAAGAACGAG GTGCAGCCCATCCAGCCGGCCCCGGCGCTGGCCCCGCCGGCCGTGGTGGTGACAAACCCGGCCCCCGCCACCAAGGCGCCCACCGCGCCCGTCCCCATCACCTGCTCCGAGACCCCCACCGTCAGCCAGCTGGTCTCCA agcccccggCCGCCCCCGGTGCCGAGGAGGACGGGATCAACCTGGAGGAGATCCGCGAGTTCGCCAAGAACTTCAAGATCCGGCGCCTGTCGCTGGGGCTGACGCAGACGCAGGTGGGACAGGCGCTCACGGCCACCGCCGGGCCCGCCTACAGCCAGTCGGCCATCTGCAG GTTCGAGAAGCTCGACATCACCCCCAAAAGCGCGCAGAAGCTGAAGCCGGTGCTGGAGAAGTGGCTGAGCGAGGCGGAGCTGCGGAACCGCGAGGGCCAGCAGAACCTGCTGGAGTTCGTGGGGGGGGAGCCCTCCAAGAAGCGCAAGCGCCGCACGTCGTTCACCCCCCAGGCCATCGAGGCCCTCAACGCCCACTTCGAGAAGAACGCGCTGCCCACGGGCCCCGAGATCACCGACATCGCGCGCCAGCTCAACTACGACCGCGAGGTCGTGCGCGTCTGGTTCTGCAACCGCCGCCAGACGCTCAAGAACACCAGTAAACTCAACGTCTTCCAGCTGCCCTGA
- the POU6F1 gene encoding POU domain, class 6, transcription factor 1 isoform X4, whose amino-acid sequence MCPPAPPAPPAPAAGRQLANPKRPPRPPAPSRPPAPRDPPQPSSRWPRWPCRPPRSIAGQAAGQQGLAVWTIPAATVAALPGLTAASPSGAIFKPPIATLPAAAVLNATIAAPVQPAQPRPPLQPPGVFPAPAGQPPILPQPPAAPPAAKPLETQITVQPAGFAFNPGIISAASLGGQPQLLGSLAAAPVIANAISSVQGIAGQILTNAQGQVIGTLPWVVNPPGVTASAVPTTLPAPSLQVQTVTPQLLLNAQGQVIATLAPGASPAPAGKKTGTPEPPAKNEVQPIQPAPALAPPAVVVTNPAPATKAPTAPVPITCSETPTVSQLVSKPPAAPGAEEDGINLEEIREFAKNFKIRRLSLGLTQTQVGQALTATAGPAYSQSAICRFEKLDITPKSAQKLKPVLEKWLSEAELRNREGQQNLLEFVGGEPSKKRKRRTSFTPQAIEALNAHFEKNALPTGPEITDIARQLNYDREVVRVWFCNRRQTLKNTSKLNVFQLP is encoded by the exons atgtgccccccagcacccccagcacccccagccccggcagCGGGGAGGCAGCTG GCAAATCCAAAGCGGCCGCCACGTCCCCCGGCGCCGTCCCGTCCGCCGGCCCCTCGGgaccccccccagcccagcagccgcTGGCCCCGCTGGCCGTGCAGGCCGCCCCGCAG TATTGCAGGTCAAGCGGCAGGTCAGCAGGGGCTGGCCGTGTGGACAATCCCTGCAGCGACGGTCGCTGCGCTGCCCGGACTGACGGCCGCTTCTCCTTCGGGGGCAATTTTCAAACCGCCCATAGCCACTTTGCCAG CCGCCGCCGTGCTGAACGCGACCATCGCGGCGCCGGTGCAGCccgcgcagccccggccccccctgcagccccccggcGTGTTCCCCGCGCCCGCCGGGCAGCCCCCCATCCTGCCGcagccccccgccgccccccccgccgccaaGCCCTTGGAGACGCAGATCACCGTCCAGCCGGCCGGATTCGCCTTTAACCCTGGCATA ATCAGCGCGGCCTCGCTGGGGGGGCAACCGCAGCTCCTGGGCTCCTTGGCGGCCGCCCCCGTCATCGCCAACGCCATTTCCAGCGTGCAGGGCATCGCGGGCCAGATCCTCACCAACGCGCAGGGCCAG GTGATCGGGACGCTGCCGTGGGTGGTGAACCCCCCCGGGGTGACGGCCAGCGCTGTCCCCACCACGCTGCCGGCCCCCAGCCTGCAGGTCCAGACGGTGACACCGCAGCTGCTGCTCAACGCCCAGGGCCAGGTCATCGCCACGCTGGCCCCCGGCGccagccccgcgcccgccggcAAGAAAACCGGCACCCCCGAGCCCCCCGCCAAGAACGAG GTGCAGCCCATCCAGCCGGCCCCGGCGCTGGCCCCGCCGGCCGTGGTGGTGACAAACCCGGCCCCCGCCACCAAGGCGCCCACCGCGCCCGTCCCCATCACCTGCTCCGAGACCCCCACCGTCAGCCAGCTGGTCTCCA agcccccggCCGCCCCCGGTGCCGAGGAGGACGGGATCAACCTGGAGGAGATCCGCGAGTTCGCCAAGAACTTCAAGATCCGGCGCCTGTCGCTGGGGCTGACGCAGACGCAGGTGGGACAGGCGCTCACGGCCACCGCCGGGCCCGCCTACAGCCAGTCGGCCATCTGCAG GTTCGAGAAGCTCGACATCACCCCCAAAAGCGCGCAGAAGCTGAAGCCGGTGCTGGAGAAGTGGCTGAGCGAGGCGGAGCTGCGGAACCGCGAGGGCCAGCAGAACCTGCTGGAGTTCGTGGGGGGGGAGCCCTCCAAGAAGCGCAAGCGCCGCACGTCGTTCACCCCCCAGGCCATCGAGGCCCTCAACGCCCACTTCGAGAAGAACGCGCTGCCCACGGGCCCCGAGATCACCGACATCGCGCGCCAGCTCAACTACGACCGCGAGGTCGTGCGCGTCTGGTTCTGCAACCGCCGCCAGACGCTCAAGAACACCAGTAAACTCAACGTCTTCCAGCTGCCCTGA
- the POU6F1 gene encoding POU domain, class 6, transcription factor 1 isoform X2, with the protein MGACSFSALIWVPPPSPRPGPPWEGKSKAAATSPGAVPSAGPSGPPPAQQPLAPLAVQAAPQVLTQENLATVVTGVMVPAGTVTQPLLIPISIAGQAAGQQGLAVWTIPAATVAALPGLTAASPSGAIFKPPIATLPAAAVLNATIAAPVQPAQPRPPLQPPGVFPAPAGQPPILPQPPAAPPAAKPLETQITVQPAGFAFNPGIISAASLGGQPQLLGSLAAAPVIANAISSVQGIAGQILTNAQGQVIGTLPWVVNPPGVTASAVPTTLPAPSLQVQTVTPQLLLNAQGQVIATLAPGASPAPAGKKTGTPEPPAKNEVQPIQPAPALAPPAVVVTNPAPATKAPTAPVPITCSETPTVSQLVSKPPAAPGAEEDGINLEEIREFAKNFKIRRLSLGLTQTQVGQALTATAGPAYSQSAICRFEKLDITPKSAQKLKPVLEKWLSEAELRNREGQQNLLEFVGGEPSKKRKRRTSFTPQAIEALNAHFEKNALPTGPEITDIARQLNYDREVVRVWFCNRRQTLKNTSKLNVFQLP; encoded by the exons ATGGGTGCTTGTTCCTTCAGTGCCCTCATTTGGGTGCCCCCACCCTCACCCCGCCCAGGACCCCCGTGGGAAG GCAAATCCAAAGCGGCCGCCACGTCCCCCGGCGCCGTCCCGTCCGCCGGCCCCTCGGgaccccccccagcccagcagccgcTGGCCCCGCTGGCCGTGCAGGCCGCCCCGCAG GTCTTGACTCAGGAAAACTTAGCAACAGTTGTGACGGGAGTAATGGTTCCCGCAGGGACAGTTACTCAACCTCTTCTTATCCCCATCAGTATTGCAGGTCAAGCGGCAGGTCAGCAGGGGCTGGCCGTGTGGACAATCCCTGCAGCGACGGTCGCTGCGCTGCCCGGACTGACGGCCGCTTCTCCTTCGGGGGCAATTTTCAAACCGCCCATAGCCACTTTGCCAG CCGCCGCCGTGCTGAACGCGACCATCGCGGCGCCGGTGCAGCccgcgcagccccggccccccctgcagccccccggcGTGTTCCCCGCGCCCGCCGGGCAGCCCCCCATCCTGCCGcagccccccgccgccccccccgccgccaaGCCCTTGGAGACGCAGATCACCGTCCAGCCGGCCGGATTCGCCTTTAACCCTGGCATA ATCAGCGCGGCCTCGCTGGGGGGGCAACCGCAGCTCCTGGGCTCCTTGGCGGCCGCCCCCGTCATCGCCAACGCCATTTCCAGCGTGCAGGGCATCGCGGGCCAGATCCTCACCAACGCGCAGGGCCAG GTGATCGGGACGCTGCCGTGGGTGGTGAACCCCCCCGGGGTGACGGCCAGCGCTGTCCCCACCACGCTGCCGGCCCCCAGCCTGCAGGTCCAGACGGTGACACCGCAGCTGCTGCTCAACGCCCAGGGCCAGGTCATCGCCACGCTGGCCCCCGGCGccagccccgcgcccgccggcAAGAAAACCGGCACCCCCGAGCCCCCCGCCAAGAACGAG GTGCAGCCCATCCAGCCGGCCCCGGCGCTGGCCCCGCCGGCCGTGGTGGTGACAAACCCGGCCCCCGCCACCAAGGCGCCCACCGCGCCCGTCCCCATCACCTGCTCCGAGACCCCCACCGTCAGCCAGCTGGTCTCCA agcccccggCCGCCCCCGGTGCCGAGGAGGACGGGATCAACCTGGAGGAGATCCGCGAGTTCGCCAAGAACTTCAAGATCCGGCGCCTGTCGCTGGGGCTGACGCAGACGCAGGTGGGACAGGCGCTCACGGCCACCGCCGGGCCCGCCTACAGCCAGTCGGCCATCTGCAG GTTCGAGAAGCTCGACATCACCCCCAAAAGCGCGCAGAAGCTGAAGCCGGTGCTGGAGAAGTGGCTGAGCGAGGCGGAGCTGCGGAACCGCGAGGGCCAGCAGAACCTGCTGGAGTTCGTGGGGGGGGAGCCCTCCAAGAAGCGCAAGCGCCGCACGTCGTTCACCCCCCAGGCCATCGAGGCCCTCAACGCCCACTTCGAGAAGAACGCGCTGCCCACGGGCCCCGAGATCACCGACATCGCGCGCCAGCTCAACTACGACCGCGAGGTCGTGCGCGTCTGGTTCTGCAACCGCCGCCAGACGCTCAAGAACACCAGTAAACTCAACGTCTTCCAGCTGCCCTGA
- the POU6F1 gene encoding POU domain, class 6, transcription factor 1 isoform X3: MGKSKAAATSPGAVPSAGPSGPPPAQQPLAPLAVQAAPQVLTQENLATVVTGVMVPAGTVTQPLLIPISIAGQAAGQQGLAVWTIPAATVAALPGLTAASPSGAIFKPPIATLPAAAVLNATIAAPVQPAQPRPPLQPPGVFPAPAGQPPILPQPPAAPPAAKPLETQITVQPAGFAFNPGIISAASLGGQPQLLGSLAAAPVIANAISSVQGIAGQILTNAQGQVIGTLPWVVNPPGVTASAVPTTLPAPSLQVQTVTPQLLLNAQGQVIATLAPGASPAPAGKKTGTPEPPAKNEVQPIQPAPALAPPAVVVTNPAPATKAPTAPVPITCSETPTVSQLVSKPPAAPGAEEDGINLEEIREFAKNFKIRRLSLGLTQTQVGQALTATAGPAYSQSAICRFEKLDITPKSAQKLKPVLEKWLSEAELRNREGQQNLLEFVGGEPSKKRKRRTSFTPQAIEALNAHFEKNALPTGPEITDIARQLNYDREVVRVWFCNRRQTLKNTSKLNVFQLP; this comes from the exons ATGG GCAAATCCAAAGCGGCCGCCACGTCCCCCGGCGCCGTCCCGTCCGCCGGCCCCTCGGgaccccccccagcccagcagccgcTGGCCCCGCTGGCCGTGCAGGCCGCCCCGCAG GTCTTGACTCAGGAAAACTTAGCAACAGTTGTGACGGGAGTAATGGTTCCCGCAGGGACAGTTACTCAACCTCTTCTTATCCCCATCAGTATTGCAGGTCAAGCGGCAGGTCAGCAGGGGCTGGCCGTGTGGACAATCCCTGCAGCGACGGTCGCTGCGCTGCCCGGACTGACGGCCGCTTCTCCTTCGGGGGCAATTTTCAAACCGCCCATAGCCACTTTGCCAG CCGCCGCCGTGCTGAACGCGACCATCGCGGCGCCGGTGCAGCccgcgcagccccggccccccctgcagccccccggcGTGTTCCCCGCGCCCGCCGGGCAGCCCCCCATCCTGCCGcagccccccgccgccccccccgccgccaaGCCCTTGGAGACGCAGATCACCGTCCAGCCGGCCGGATTCGCCTTTAACCCTGGCATA ATCAGCGCGGCCTCGCTGGGGGGGCAACCGCAGCTCCTGGGCTCCTTGGCGGCCGCCCCCGTCATCGCCAACGCCATTTCCAGCGTGCAGGGCATCGCGGGCCAGATCCTCACCAACGCGCAGGGCCAG GTGATCGGGACGCTGCCGTGGGTGGTGAACCCCCCCGGGGTGACGGCCAGCGCTGTCCCCACCACGCTGCCGGCCCCCAGCCTGCAGGTCCAGACGGTGACACCGCAGCTGCTGCTCAACGCCCAGGGCCAGGTCATCGCCACGCTGGCCCCCGGCGccagccccgcgcccgccggcAAGAAAACCGGCACCCCCGAGCCCCCCGCCAAGAACGAG GTGCAGCCCATCCAGCCGGCCCCGGCGCTGGCCCCGCCGGCCGTGGTGGTGACAAACCCGGCCCCCGCCACCAAGGCGCCCACCGCGCCCGTCCCCATCACCTGCTCCGAGACCCCCACCGTCAGCCAGCTGGTCTCCA agcccccggCCGCCCCCGGTGCCGAGGAGGACGGGATCAACCTGGAGGAGATCCGCGAGTTCGCCAAGAACTTCAAGATCCGGCGCCTGTCGCTGGGGCTGACGCAGACGCAGGTGGGACAGGCGCTCACGGCCACCGCCGGGCCCGCCTACAGCCAGTCGGCCATCTGCAG GTTCGAGAAGCTCGACATCACCCCCAAAAGCGCGCAGAAGCTGAAGCCGGTGCTGGAGAAGTGGCTGAGCGAGGCGGAGCTGCGGAACCGCGAGGGCCAGCAGAACCTGCTGGAGTTCGTGGGGGGGGAGCCCTCCAAGAAGCGCAAGCGCCGCACGTCGTTCACCCCCCAGGCCATCGAGGCCCTCAACGCCCACTTCGAGAAGAACGCGCTGCCCACGGGCCCCGAGATCACCGACATCGCGCGCCAGCTCAACTACGACCGCGAGGTCGTGCGCGTCTGGTTCTGCAACCGCCGCCAGACGCTCAAGAACACCAGTAAACTCAACGTCTTCCAGCTGCCCTGA
- the TFCP2 gene encoding alpha-globin transcription factor CP2 isoform X2 produces MAWALKLPLADEVIESGLVQDFDASLSGIGQELGAGAYSMSDVLALPIFKQEESSLPPENENKILPFQYVLCAATSPAIKLHDETLTYLNQGQSYEIRMLDNRKIGELPEINGKLVKSIFRVVFHDRRLQYTEHQQLEGWRWNRPGDRILDIDIPMSVGIIDPRANPTQLNTVEFLWDPSKRTSVFIQVHCISTEFTMRKHGGEKGVPFRVQIDTFKENENGEYTEHLHSASCQIKVFKPKGADRKQKTDREKMEKRTPHEKEKYQPSYETTILTECSPWPEITYVNSTPSPGFNSSHSSFSIGEGNGSPNHQPEPPPPIADNLLPTSTPQEAQQWLHRNRFSTFSRLFRNFSGADLLKLTREDVIQICGPADGIRLFNALKGRMVRPRLTIYVCQESQQLRDLQQKHEDGDAVTSTFFVYHAIYLEELTALELTEKLAQLFSISSQQISQIYKQGPTGIHVLISDEMIQNFQDESCFVLDTMKAETGDSYHIILK; encoded by the exons ATGGCCTGGGCGCTGAAGCTGCCGCTGGCCGACGAGGTGATCGAGTCGGGGCTGGTGCAGGACTTCGACGCCAGCCTGTCGGGCATCGGGCAGGAGCTGGGCGCCGGCGCCTACAGCATGAG CGATGTCCTCGCCCTGCCCATCTTCAAGCAGGAGGAGTCGAGTTTGCCCCCCGAGAACGAGAACAAGATCCTGCCTTTCCAGTACGTGCTGTGCGCCGCCACCTCGCCGGCCATCAAGCTGCACGACGAGACGCTCACCTATCTCAACCAAG GACAGTCCTACGAAATCCGCATGCTGGACAACAGGAAGATCGGCGAATTGCCGGAGATCAACGGGAAGCTGGTCAAG AGCATATTCCGCGTGGTGTTTCACGACCGGCGGCTGCAGTACACGgagcaccagcagctggagggctgGCGCTGGAACCGGCCCGGGGACAGGATCCTGGACATCG ATATCCCCATGTCCGTGGGCATCATCGACCCGCGAGCAAACCCAACGCAGCTCAACACGGTGGAGTTTCTGTGGGACCCTTCCAAGAGAACGTCCGTCTTTATCCAG GTGCACTGCATCAGCACCGAGTTCACCATGCGCAAGCACGGCGGCGAGAAGGGGGTGCCGTTCCGCGTGCAGATCGACACCTTCAAGGAGAACGAGAACGGGGAGTACACGGAGCACCTGCACTCCGCCAGCTGCCAGATCAAGGTCTTCAAG CCCAAAGGAGCTGATCGGAAGCAGAAGACGGACAGGGAGAAGATGGAGAAGCGAACGCCTCATGAGAAAGAGAAATACCAGCCTTCCTACGAAACAACTATACTCACAGAG TGCTCGCCCTGGCCCGAGATCACGTACGTGAACAGCACGCCGTCCCCCGGCTTCAACAGCTCccacagcagcttctccatTGGCGAAGG CAATGGGTCCCCAAACCACCAGCCCGAGCCCCCCCCTCCGATCGCAGAT AACCTCCTGCCCACCAGCACGCCCCAGGAGGCCCAGCAGTGGCTGCACCGCAACCGCTTCTCCACCTTTTCTCGGCTTTTCCGGAACTTCTCCG GCGCGGATTTGCTGAAGCTGACCAGAGAAGACGTGATCCAGATCTGCGGCCCCGCCGACGGCATCCGGCTCTTCAACGCGCTCAAGGGCCG GATGGTGCGGCCCAGACTCACCATCTACGTGTGCCAGGAGTCCCAGCAGCTGCGGGACCTGCAGCAGAAACACGAGGACGGGGACGCGGTCACCAGCACGTTTTTTG TGTACCACGCGATTTACCTGGAGGAGCTGACGGCGCTGGAGCTGACGGAGAAGCTGGCGCAGCTCTTCAGCATCTCCTCCCAGCAGATCAGCCAGATCTACAAGCAGGGACCCACCGGGATCCACGTGCTCATCAGCGACGAG ATGATCCAGAACTTCCAGGACGAGTCCTGTTTCGTTCTGGACACCATGAAAG CCGAAACCGGTGACAGTTACCACATCATCCTGAAAtag
- the TFCP2 gene encoding alpha-globin transcription factor CP2 isoform X1 has product MAWALKLPLADEVIESGLVQDFDASLSGIGQELGAGAYSMSDVLALPIFKQEESSLPPENENKILPFQYVLCAATSPAIKLHDETLTYLNQGQSYEIRMLDNRKIGELPEINGKLVKSIFRVVFHDRRLQYTEHQQLEGWRWNRPGDRILDIDIPMSVGIIDPRANPTQLNTVEFLWDPSKRTSVFIQVHCISTEFTMRKHGGEKGVPFRVQIDTFKENENGEYTEHLHSASCQIKVFKPKGADRKQKTDREKMEKRTPHEKEKYQPSYETTILTECSPWPEITYVNSTPSPGFNSSHSSFSIGEGNGSPNHQPEPPPPIADVSHTPELMLVNLLPTSTPQEAQQWLHRNRFSTFSRLFRNFSGADLLKLTREDVIQICGPADGIRLFNALKGRMVRPRLTIYVCQESQQLRDLQQKHEDGDAVTSTFFVYHAIYLEELTALELTEKLAQLFSISSQQISQIYKQGPTGIHVLISDEMIQNFQDESCFVLDTMKAETGDSYHIILK; this is encoded by the exons ATGGCCTGGGCGCTGAAGCTGCCGCTGGCCGACGAGGTGATCGAGTCGGGGCTGGTGCAGGACTTCGACGCCAGCCTGTCGGGCATCGGGCAGGAGCTGGGCGCCGGCGCCTACAGCATGAG CGATGTCCTCGCCCTGCCCATCTTCAAGCAGGAGGAGTCGAGTTTGCCCCCCGAGAACGAGAACAAGATCCTGCCTTTCCAGTACGTGCTGTGCGCCGCCACCTCGCCGGCCATCAAGCTGCACGACGAGACGCTCACCTATCTCAACCAAG GACAGTCCTACGAAATCCGCATGCTGGACAACAGGAAGATCGGCGAATTGCCGGAGATCAACGGGAAGCTGGTCAAG AGCATATTCCGCGTGGTGTTTCACGACCGGCGGCTGCAGTACACGgagcaccagcagctggagggctgGCGCTGGAACCGGCCCGGGGACAGGATCCTGGACATCG ATATCCCCATGTCCGTGGGCATCATCGACCCGCGAGCAAACCCAACGCAGCTCAACACGGTGGAGTTTCTGTGGGACCCTTCCAAGAGAACGTCCGTCTTTATCCAG GTGCACTGCATCAGCACCGAGTTCACCATGCGCAAGCACGGCGGCGAGAAGGGGGTGCCGTTCCGCGTGCAGATCGACACCTTCAAGGAGAACGAGAACGGGGAGTACACGGAGCACCTGCACTCCGCCAGCTGCCAGATCAAGGTCTTCAAG CCCAAAGGAGCTGATCGGAAGCAGAAGACGGACAGGGAGAAGATGGAGAAGCGAACGCCTCATGAGAAAGAGAAATACCAGCCTTCCTACGAAACAACTATACTCACAGAG TGCTCGCCCTGGCCCGAGATCACGTACGTGAACAGCACGCCGTCCCCCGGCTTCAACAGCTCccacagcagcttctccatTGGCGAAGG CAATGGGTCCCCAAACCACCAGCCCGAGCCCCCCCCTCCGATCGCAGATGTAAGTCACACCCCCGAGCTAATGCTGGTG AACCTCCTGCCCACCAGCACGCCCCAGGAGGCCCAGCAGTGGCTGCACCGCAACCGCTTCTCCACCTTTTCTCGGCTTTTCCGGAACTTCTCCG GCGCGGATTTGCTGAAGCTGACCAGAGAAGACGTGATCCAGATCTGCGGCCCCGCCGACGGCATCCGGCTCTTCAACGCGCTCAAGGGCCG GATGGTGCGGCCCAGACTCACCATCTACGTGTGCCAGGAGTCCCAGCAGCTGCGGGACCTGCAGCAGAAACACGAGGACGGGGACGCGGTCACCAGCACGTTTTTTG TGTACCACGCGATTTACCTGGAGGAGCTGACGGCGCTGGAGCTGACGGAGAAGCTGGCGCAGCTCTTCAGCATCTCCTCCCAGCAGATCAGCCAGATCTACAAGCAGGGACCCACCGGGATCCACGTGCTCATCAGCGACGAG ATGATCCAGAACTTCCAGGACGAGTCCTGTTTCGTTCTGGACACCATGAAAG CCGAAACCGGTGACAGTTACCACATCATCCTGAAAtag